The DNA sequence ACAATAAACAAATGGTTGATATTGATAAATTGAATAAAGTAAACAGAAAGTAAAGAACAAAGTAATATAATTAACATATTGGAGGGAAATCCACTGCTACTACCCCGCCATTCTAAAAGTTTGATTACATAAAATTGCCTCCACTTAAATTTGCTTCCACTTTATATAAAGCAATGTCCAGCTAACTACATAATCCTTTGTACAAAAATGACAACACTTTACAACAGTTTACTTTAGACCAGCTATATCAGTGATATTCTTCAGCTTCACAGAAAGTAGATATGGCATCTGATTTTGTACTTCCGGATTTAAATGTCCCTGCAAAGCAAAGGAGATTGAAAAATTCAGAGAAGAAACAAATTGCTCATTTATTATCAGTATACGACTGCAACAACAAACTCAAACGTGGAGCACTCAACAAACTCAGCTTTGATCATGGTGTGAGTAAAACAACAATATCTAAAATTTGGAAAGTTGTTCATAAAGCAATTAAAGAAGGTAATCTTCCCAATGTGGACAGAAAGTACAAGGGTGGACATAAAAGATATGCTTTGGACTTGGAAAAGGTGAGACATATTCCTCTTCATCTCAGATGCAATATTAGAACATTAGCACAACAATTAAATGCAAGTAAATCAACTGTGCATAGACTTGTTCAGAAAGGAAATATTAGACCACATTCAAATGCCTTAAAACCATTTTTAACTCCTTCTAATATGGAAGCTAGAGTTAAATTTGTATTAAAGCATATTGAAAATTCAACACTTCACACAAATCCCACATATGTGGCCATGTTTCTTATTGTCCACATAGACGAGAAATGGTTTTACATGACAAGACAAACTCAGAAATACTACCTCCTACCGGGTGAATCAGAACCACATCGAAAATGCAAGTCAAAACGATTCATAACTAAAGTTATTCTTATGAGTGCAGTAGCTAGACCTCAGTATAATGGAGATGGGGTATGTGTATTTGATAGAAAGATAGGCATATTTCCTTTTACTGTAGAACAACCAGCAActagtataacgactcgtatattttcgaattatttaattatgtaattctggaaattattaaataagtaaaatatgtgtgttgattttgaccgctatgtgttgtttgattattatccatatgtgatttatggtgtaccgggttgttcgcgtatttaattaaggaattgtattgaattgtttcacttttaaagtggatttaatgtaaatttatttgtataaatatttgaagtgtctctaaaattgtttttatgattttataattacaataattatttttaggattttataaaattgagaaattaatattttattgattatttatcttcaAATGATTTTCTGGTTACTTTCATTTGTAAAATCCCTagttaattctagaattcttcaaaaaattatgaaactcatatttatttatgtttggaatatttcgagaattttaaaattattttggaaattttcgggattagtTTCACTCGTGCGttatttcgtttaattgttaaaaagcgggtataatttgagtttcaaaaattattttaaactttCGAAACTTATGTTTTAATTAATTTCGGGATATtcataatattttaagactattttgagGTCGTTTCGATCAATATGCGTTCGCAAGTGGTACCGTTAATAAAATTAAAGACAATACAAATCGGGCTTTCGTTATAAAAAGAGACACGTTGCAGCACCTTGTTGATTCAGGGGCACGTGTAGACTGTTGATTGAGCCTAAGGAAGAATAGTAACACAGGGATAATCACAATTCATCATAATCCTTATTTCTAATCTTCTCAATCTCTTATTATCTCCCTTAATCTCTCAGCAAATTCTCAATTTCTCCTTTATATCTCCCCCTCTCCAATCTGTTTGTTCCCGGTTTCTCCTGCTACTTCCTATTCGGTGGAATTATTTCCACCGCCCGTCGTTTCTGGTCAGGTTGCGGTGGCTGCTCCGAATTACTT is a window from the Apium graveolens cultivar Ventura chromosome 1, ASM990537v1, whole genome shotgun sequence genome containing:
- the LOC141711697 gene encoding uncharacterized protein LOC141711697 encodes the protein MASDFVLPDLNVPAKQRRLKNSEKKQIAHLLSVYDCNNKLKRGALNKLSFDHGVSKTTISKIWKVVHKAIKEGNLPNVDRKYKGGHKRYALDLEKVRHIPLHLRCNIRTLAQQLNASKSTVHRLVQKGNIRPHSNALKPFLTPSNMEARVKFVLKHIENSTLHTNPTYVAMFLIVHIDEKWFYMTRQTQKYYLLPGESEPHRKCKSKRFITKVILMSAVARPQYNGDGVSVGLCFWACRLLPDSSLVPAAAVIFPARWPACAYYLCAFQLRSSYALCVCKYNMYTL